A window from Microbacterium profundi encodes these proteins:
- the valS gene encoding valine--tRNA ligase, protein MSAPAQNQIPDKPVLEGLEAKWDGVWSEQGTYLFDRVRAAELGREGVYSIDTPPPTASGSLHIGHVFSYTHTDVKARYERMRGKSVFYPIGWDDNGLPTERRVQNFYGVRVDPTLPYDADFVPPFEGNAKSLKAADQQPISRRNFIELCERLTVEDEKQFEDVFRQMGLSVDWTQTYRTISDETIRQSQLGFIRNHERGEAYQALAPTLWDVDFRSAIAQAELEDRDQQASYHRIAFHKTDGSGDIHIETTRPELLAACVALVAHPDDERYQPYFGQTVRTPLFDVEVPVLAHHLAQQDKGSGIAMVCTFGDVTDMIWWRELDLPIRTILGLDGRVIADAPEAIASDAGTAAYAELAGKTVFSAKKRVVELLEESGELLEVSAPFNHAVKFFEKGDRPLEIVSTRQWYVRNGARDEALRDQLIAHGKQLQWHPDFMRVRYENWVGGLTGDWLVSRQRFFGVPLPVWYGLDENGDRDYDRVLMASPEQLPIDPTSDLPTGYTEDQRGVAGGFEAETDILDTWATSSLTPQLAGGWQRDEELWNLVAPFDVRPQAQDIIRTWLFSTMLRSTLEDGRSPWKHASISGFIVDPDRKKMSKSKGNVVTPADILEKHGSDAVRYWAASSRLGVDAAFDPQNPTQMKIGRRLAIKVLNAAKFVLSFPVPSGAEITNALDASMLAALDEVVRETTKAFDAFDHARALEITESFFWAFCDDYLELVKERAYDQTDVGQPSAALALRMALSTLLRLLAPVVSFATEESWSWFEEGSIHTASWPEPLDAEGDPDVLSAASAALIGIRRAKTEAKASQKTPVSRAVIVAPAETLEAVRAAADDLRAVGRIAVLEFAVGDELAVTEIELAPVEAS, encoded by the coding sequence ATGTCGGCACCCGCCCAGAACCAGATCCCCGACAAGCCCGTCCTCGAAGGTCTCGAAGCGAAGTGGGATGGTGTCTGGTCCGAGCAGGGCACCTACCTGTTCGACCGCGTCCGCGCCGCCGAGCTCGGCCGTGAGGGCGTCTACTCGATCGACACGCCCCCGCCGACGGCATCCGGATCTCTGCACATCGGTCACGTGTTCTCGTACACGCACACTGACGTCAAGGCGCGCTATGAGCGCATGCGCGGCAAGAGCGTCTTCTACCCGATCGGCTGGGACGACAACGGCCTGCCGACCGAACGCCGCGTGCAGAACTTCTACGGCGTGCGCGTCGACCCGACACTCCCCTACGACGCCGACTTCGTTCCTCCGTTCGAGGGCAATGCGAAGAGCCTGAAGGCCGCCGACCAGCAGCCCATCAGCCGGCGCAACTTCATCGAGCTGTGCGAACGCCTCACCGTCGAGGACGAGAAGCAGTTCGAAGACGTCTTCCGCCAGATGGGTCTCAGCGTCGACTGGACTCAGACCTACCGCACGATCTCCGACGAGACGATCCGGCAGAGCCAGCTCGGGTTCATCCGCAACCACGAGCGCGGCGAGGCGTACCAGGCTCTCGCGCCGACGCTGTGGGACGTCGACTTCCGCTCGGCGATCGCGCAGGCCGAGCTCGAGGATCGCGACCAGCAGGCCTCGTACCATCGCATCGCGTTCCACAAGACCGACGGCTCCGGCGACATCCACATCGAGACCACGCGGCCCGAATTGCTCGCGGCCTGTGTGGCTCTCGTGGCGCACCCCGACGATGAGCGCTACCAGCCCTACTTCGGCCAGACCGTGCGCACGCCGCTGTTCGACGTCGAGGTACCAGTGCTGGCGCACCACCTCGCCCAGCAGGACAAGGGCTCCGGCATCGCGATGGTGTGCACGTTCGGCGATGTCACCGACATGATCTGGTGGCGTGAGCTCGACCTGCCGATCCGCACGATCCTGGGTCTCGACGGCCGCGTGATCGCAGATGCCCCTGAGGCGATCGCCTCGGATGCCGGCACCGCTGCCTACGCGGAACTCGCAGGCAAGACCGTCTTCAGCGCCAAGAAGCGCGTCGTCGAGCTGCTCGAGGAGTCGGGCGAGCTGCTCGAGGTGTCGGCGCCCTTCAACCACGCAGTGAAGTTCTTCGAGAAGGGCGACCGCCCGCTCGAGATCGTCTCGACGCGCCAGTGGTATGTCCGCAACGGCGCCCGCGACGAGGCGCTGCGCGATCAGCTCATCGCGCACGGCAAGCAGCTGCAGTGGCACCCCGACTTCATGCGCGTGCGCTACGAGAACTGGGTCGGCGGTCTGACCGGCGACTGGCTCGTCTCGCGTCAGCGCTTCTTCGGCGTGCCGCTGCCGGTCTGGTACGGCCTGGATGAGAACGGCGATCGCGACTATGACCGCGTGCTGATGGCGTCGCCAGAGCAGCTGCCGATCGATCCGACCAGCGATCTCCCCACCGGTTACACCGAGGACCAGCGTGGCGTCGCAGGCGGCTTCGAGGCCGAGACCGACATCCTCGACACCTGGGCCACCTCGTCGCTGACCCCGCAGCTGGCCGGCGGCTGGCAGCGCGATGAGGAGCTGTGGAACCTCGTCGCCCCGTTCGACGTGCGTCCCCAGGCACAGGACATCATCCGCACCTGGCTGTTCTCGACCATGCTCCGCTCGACGCTCGAAGACGGCCGTTCGCCGTGGAAGCACGCGTCGATCTCCGGTTTCATCGTCGACCCCGATCGCAAGAAGATGTCGAAGTCGAAGGGCAACGTCGTGACGCCCGCCGACATCCTCGAGAAGCACGGTTCGGATGCTGTGCGCTACTGGGCGGCTTCCAGCCGCCTCGGAGTGGACGCCGCGTTCGACCCGCAGAACCCGACGCAGATGAAGATCGGCCGCCGCCTGGCGATCAAGGTGCTCAACGCCGCGAAGTTCGTGCTGTCGTTCCCGGTGCCTTCCGGAGCCGAGATCACGAATGCTCTGGATGCCTCGATGCTCGCGGCCCTCGACGAGGTCGTCCGCGAGACGACCAAGGCATTCGACGCGTTCGACCACGCTCGCGCGCTGGAGATCACCGAGTCGTTCTTCTGGGCGTTCTGCGACGACTACCTCGAGCTCGTCAAGGAACGCGCATACGACCAGACCGACGTCGGCCAGCCTTCGGCGGCGCTCGCGCTGCGGATGGCGCTGTCGACACTGCTCCGTCTGCTCGCTCCGGTGGTGTCGTTCGCCACCGAGGAGTCGTGGAGCTGGTTCGAAGAGGGCTCGATCCACACCGCATCCTGGCCGGAGCCGCTGGACGCCGAAGGCGACCCTGACGTGCTGTCTGCCGCGAGTGCGGCACTGATCGGCATCCGCCGGGCCAAGACCGAGGCGAAGGCCTCGCAGAAGACGCCGGTGTCGCGCGCAGTGATCGTCGCTCCTGCCGAGACGCTCGAGGCCGTGCGTGCCGCTGCCGACGATCTTCGTGCGGTCGGCCGCATCGCCGTGCTGGAGTTCGCGGTCGGCGACGAGCTCGCCGTCACCGAGATCGAGCTGGCTCCCGTGGAGGCGAGCTGA
- a CDS encoding ABC transporter substrate-binding protein, giving the protein MPTPLVRRILPITAIATAAALALSACAGPGGSSDGDGGGEVVWAIEGANLSAGHMDPQTSQLDVSSMVQRVVLDSLVFQESDGSFSPWLATDWTVSDDSTTYTFDLRDDVTFHDGESFDAGAVKANFDRIADPETASAQAASMLGGDFYAGTEVIDEYTVEVSFSQPYAPFLQAASTPLLGFYSPAVLESSADQLKAGGPDVTVGTGPFELTEYTPDQEIVYTRNPDYAWGPDGAEAAQFETLRVEILPEASVRAGVVESGEADLASNIPPNLAVELPDTLTVDANEYPGLPYSLYLNEKYGVFADERVRQAFASGVDVDAAVEEIFFGQFPRAWSILGSTTPGYDASLEGGRPFDQDAANSLLDEAGWTERDTDGIRMKDGKRLSVRWIAYTPVSDDNAALANAIQSDLADIGFEVVREVLEPGAYNEQYGPKTFDLTDWGFSGVDGDLLRSHLHTDGFQNASQVTDPEIDALLEEGIATSDVDARATIYQQLQQWNAEYTAIVPLYSPSLITAVNDTVSGLEYDLYGRPLFYEVTVR; this is encoded by the coding sequence ATGCCCACTCCGCTCGTGCGCCGCATTCTGCCCATCACCGCGATCGCGACTGCCGCTGCTCTGGCGCTCAGCGCCTGCGCCGGCCCCGGAGGGTCATCAGACGGCGATGGCGGTGGAGAAGTGGTCTGGGCCATCGAAGGCGCGAACCTCTCGGCCGGTCACATGGATCCGCAGACCAGCCAGCTCGACGTGTCGAGCATGGTTCAGCGCGTCGTCCTCGACTCGCTGGTGTTCCAGGAATCGGATGGATCGTTCTCGCCGTGGTTGGCCACCGACTGGACGGTGTCTGACGACAGCACGACGTACACGTTCGATCTGCGCGATGACGTCACCTTCCACGACGGCGAGTCGTTCGATGCAGGAGCGGTGAAGGCGAACTTCGACCGCATCGCAGACCCGGAGACGGCATCCGCCCAGGCCGCCAGCATGCTCGGCGGCGACTTCTACGCCGGCACAGAGGTGATCGACGAGTACACGGTCGAGGTCAGCTTCAGCCAGCCGTACGCGCCGTTCCTGCAGGCGGCCAGCACTCCGCTGCTCGGCTTCTACTCACCGGCCGTGCTGGAGAGCTCGGCCGATCAGCTCAAGGCCGGCGGACCCGACGTCACGGTGGGCACCGGCCCGTTCGAGCTCACCGAGTACACGCCCGACCAGGAGATCGTCTACACCCGCAACCCCGACTATGCATGGGGCCCCGATGGCGCAGAAGCTGCGCAGTTCGAGACGCTGAGGGTCGAGATCCTGCCGGAGGCCTCGGTGCGCGCGGGTGTGGTGGAGAGTGGAGAGGCCGACCTCGCCAGCAACATCCCGCCGAACCTCGCGGTAGAGCTGCCCGACACGCTCACGGTCGACGCCAACGAGTACCCCGGTCTTCCGTACTCGCTGTACCTGAACGAGAAGTACGGCGTCTTCGCCGATGAGAGGGTGCGACAGGCGTTCGCCAGCGGCGTCGACGTCGACGCCGCGGTCGAGGAGATCTTCTTCGGCCAGTTCCCGCGCGCCTGGAGCATCCTCGGCTCGACGACCCCGGGATACGACGCCTCGCTCGAGGGTGGCCGGCCGTTCGATCAGGATGCGGCGAACAGCCTGCTGGATGAGGCCGGATGGACCGAACGCGACACCGACGGCATCCGCATGAAGGACGGCAAGCGGCTCTCGGTGCGTTGGATCGCCTACACGCCGGTGTCCGACGACAACGCGGCTCTGGCCAATGCCATCCAGTCCGATCTCGCCGACATCGGGTTCGAGGTCGTGCGCGAGGTGCTTGAACCGGGCGCCTACAACGAACAGTACGGTCCCAAGACCTTCGACCTCACCGACTGGGGCTTCTCGGGCGTCGACGGCGATCTGCTGCGCAGCCACCTGCACACCGACGGTTTCCAGAACGCCTCGCAGGTCACCGATCCGGAGATCGATGCACTGCTCGAAGAGGGCATCGCGACCAGCGACGTCGACGCGCGGGCCACGATCTACCAGCAGCTGCAGCAGTGGAATGCTGAGTACACTGCGATCGTGCCGCTCTACAGCCCGTCGCTCATCACTGCGGTGAACGACACCGTCTCGGGTCTCGAGTACGACCTGTACGGCCGGCCGCTGTTCTATGAGGTCACGGTCCGCTGA
- a CDS encoding ABC transporter permease codes for MKPVLIRIAGLAASVVIVLWGAATLAFLAFRVIPGDPVSVMLGPQAQVSEAVKDGIRADLGLDRPPLEQYFSYLWQLLQGNLGESYQLRLPVTEVIGRQLGATVQLTSLALVIAVVLALAVALFARGRVSRGIVAGVELVVLSSPVFWIGILLLSVFAFGLGWFPVSGTRNPATIVLPAITLALPVAALLGQVLRDGIEAAERQPWATTVRARGAGQVRLTAHHTLRHGAAGALTLAAYLVGSLLGGAVLVETVFARPGLGRVTLSAITDRDLPVITGVILFSALVFVVVNLIVELLYPVLDPRLRRIDVRRVREVGA; via the coding sequence GTGAAGCCTGTTCTCATCCGGATTGCGGGGCTCGCAGCATCCGTCGTCATCGTCCTGTGGGGCGCGGCGACGCTCGCGTTCCTCGCATTCAGGGTGATCCCCGGCGATCCGGTCTCGGTGATGCTCGGGCCGCAGGCCCAGGTGAGCGAAGCGGTCAAGGACGGCATCCGGGCTGATCTGGGGCTGGACCGCCCGCCGCTGGAGCAGTACTTCTCGTACCTCTGGCAGTTGCTGCAGGGGAACCTGGGGGAGTCGTATCAGCTGCGGCTGCCGGTGACCGAGGTGATCGGGCGGCAGCTCGGCGCCACCGTGCAGTTGACGTCGCTCGCTCTCGTGATCGCGGTGGTGCTCGCGCTCGCCGTGGCGCTGTTCGCCCGCGGGCGGGTGTCGCGTGGGATCGTCGCAGGCGTCGAACTGGTCGTGCTGTCTTCGCCGGTGTTCTGGATCGGCATCCTGCTGCTCAGCGTGTTCGCGTTCGGCCTTGGTTGGTTCCCGGTTTCCGGTACCCGCAACCCCGCCACGATCGTCCTGCCGGCGATCACCCTGGCGCTGCCGGTCGCAGCGCTGCTCGGCCAGGTGCTGCGCGACGGCATCGAAGCGGCAGAGCGCCAGCCGTGGGCGACCACCGTTCGGGCGCGCGGCGCTGGGCAGGTGCGGCTCACCGCGCATCACACGCTGCGCCATGGTGCCGCTGGTGCTCTCACCCTCGCCGCCTATCTGGTCGGGTCGCTGCTCGGCGGCGCTGTGCTCGTGGAGACGGTGTTCGCCAGGCCAGGACTCGGACGCGTGACGCTGTCGGCGATCACCGACCGTGACCTCCCGGTGATCACCGGGGTCATCCTGTTCAGCGCCCTGGTGTTCGTGGTCGTGAATCTCATCGTCGAATTGCTATACCCAGTGCTTGACCCTCGGCTGCGCCGCATCGACGTCCGGCGCGTGCGGGAGGTAGGTGCGTGA
- a CDS encoding ABC transporter permease, whose translation MSASARPDIARRMGVSRPANASRRVLLWAALAVLAVVAVMAVFPSLIATHDPLRTDVRAALEAPSPAHLFGTDQSGRDVFSRVVYGAGRSVGIGLLATGLALVIGLVVGALSGVAPRAVDATAMRITDVLLAFPEFLVALVVVAILGPGPTNVAIAVTIAAVPVYVRLARVQTRSLALAEHVEAARILGVPRMRAFVRHVVPGVLGSLSVLATIGIGSSILAAAGLSFLGLGPIEPSPEWGLMLSGGRNVLGTAWWIAVFPGVAITLTVVSATIVGRGLRARAEGRG comes from the coding sequence GTGAGTGCGTCTGCTCGTCCGGATATCGCGCGGCGCATGGGCGTCTCGCGGCCGGCGAATGCGTCGCGGCGGGTGCTTCTGTGGGCGGCGCTGGCCGTGCTTGCCGTCGTGGCGGTCATGGCCGTGTTTCCGTCGCTGATAGCGACTCACGACCCGCTGCGCACTGATGTGCGAGCGGCGCTCGAGGCGCCCAGCCCGGCGCATCTGTTCGGCACGGATCAGAGCGGACGCGACGTCTTCTCCCGCGTCGTGTACGGTGCGGGTCGCTCGGTGGGCATCGGGCTGCTCGCCACAGGACTCGCGCTCGTTATCGGGCTCGTCGTCGGCGCGCTCTCGGGTGTCGCCCCGCGCGCGGTGGATGCCACGGCGATGCGCATCACGGACGTGCTGCTCGCCTTCCCGGAGTTCCTCGTCGCGCTCGTGGTCGTCGCGATCCTCGGACCCGGACCGACGAACGTCGCGATCGCCGTCACGATCGCCGCGGTACCCGTGTACGTACGACTCGCGCGGGTGCAGACTCGATCTCTCGCGCTCGCTGAGCATGTGGAGGCCGCTCGCATACTCGGGGTGCCCCGGATGCGGGCGTTCGTCCGTCACGTGGTTCCCGGTGTGCTCGGCTCGCTCAGCGTGCTCGCGACGATCGGGATCGGCTCCAGCATCCTCGCGGCAGCCGGCCTCAGCTTCCTCGGACTCGGACCGATCGAACCATCGCCCGAGTGGGGTCTCATGCTCTCCGGCGGGCGCAACGTGCTCGGTACTGCCTGGTGGATCGCCGTGTTCCCCGGGGTGGCGATCACGCTGACCGTGGTGTCCGCGACCATCGTCGGCCGTGGTCTGCGGGCTCGCGCAGAGGGGAGAGGGTGA
- a CDS encoding dipeptide ABC transporter ATP-binding protein, which produces MSALAVQNLSVAMRGTMLVDGVSFEVASGECLAIVGESGAGKTLTASALLGLTPDAARVTADVLSVDGVDARGFSETDWRELRGDKVGLVSQDALVSLDPLRRVGAEVAEPLAIHTRLSRSERRDRVIELLEAVSMTDAARRAGQYPHELSGGLRQRALIASALAGQPAVLVADEPTTALDATVQARVLALLRSIADAGTAVVFISHDIAAVRRVADRVMVMRAGRVIEQGAVADVFAAPQEEYTRALIAATTHEPRSDRFGLGDAVLTAVEVSKTFSGVPAVDDASFTLLQGQTLGIVGESGSGKTTLARMIVGVERPDSGELRWSGGTHRVQLVHQNPLGAFDPRWTIGRSLREALEAGGVPRSVRAARVAALMAEVGLEPALARRRPAELSGGQRQRAAIARALAADPDVLVLDEPVSALDPSVREKVLQLLGRLQHDRELTMIFISHDLDVVAAVSDDVLVMQDGVVVEQGPVAAVFAAPQHPFTQELLAASAGGV; this is translated from the coding sequence ATGAGTGCGCTCGCCGTGCAGAACCTTTCGGTGGCCATGCGGGGGACGATGCTCGTCGACGGCGTCTCGTTCGAGGTCGCCTCGGGGGAGTGCCTGGCCATCGTCGGGGAGTCCGGTGCAGGGAAGACGCTCACGGCATCCGCTCTTCTCGGGCTGACGCCGGATGCCGCACGTGTCACCGCGGATGTGCTGAGCGTCGACGGCGTCGACGCCCGGGGCTTCTCGGAGACCGATTGGCGTGAGCTGCGGGGTGACAAGGTCGGCTTGGTCTCGCAGGATGCCCTGGTGTCGCTCGACCCGCTGCGGCGCGTCGGCGCCGAGGTGGCCGAGCCTCTTGCGATCCACACGCGGCTCTCCCGAAGCGAGCGACGCGATCGTGTGATCGAGCTGCTCGAGGCGGTGTCGATGACGGATGCCGCGCGCCGCGCGGGCCAATACCCGCACGAGCTCTCCGGCGGGCTCCGGCAACGTGCCCTGATCGCCTCGGCGCTCGCCGGTCAGCCCGCCGTACTCGTCGCGGATGAACCGACCACGGCGCTCGATGCCACTGTGCAGGCGAGGGTGCTCGCTCTGCTGCGTTCGATCGCGGATGCCGGCACCGCCGTGGTGTTCATCAGCCACGACATCGCGGCGGTACGCAGGGTCGCGGACCGGGTGATGGTGATGAGGGCGGGCAGGGTCATCGAACAGGGAGCGGTCGCCGACGTCTTCGCAGCGCCGCAGGAGGAGTACACCCGTGCATTGATCGCGGCCACGACGCATGAGCCGCGTTCTGATCGGTTCGGACTCGGGGATGCCGTGCTCACCGCCGTCGAGGTGTCCAAGACGTTCTCTGGGGTTCCCGCCGTCGATGACGCGTCGTTCACCCTGCTGCAGGGACAGACACTGGGGATCGTGGGGGAGTCCGGTTCGGGCAAGACGACGCTCGCGCGGATGATCGTGGGTGTGGAGCGACCGGACTCGGGGGAGCTGCGTTGGAGCGGTGGCACGCACCGGGTGCAGCTCGTGCATCAGAATCCGCTCGGTGCGTTCGATCCGCGTTGGACGATCGGGCGGTCGCTGCGCGAGGCGCTCGAGGCGGGTGGCGTGCCACGCTCGGTGCGGGCTGCGCGCGTGGCGGCGCTGATGGCGGAGGTGGGTCTCGAACCGGCGCTGGCTCGACGCCGCCCCGCCGAGCTGTCGGGCGGTCAGCGGCAGCGCGCGGCGATCGCTCGGGCGCTCGCCGCAGACCCCGACGTGCTGGTGCTCGACGAGCCGGTCTCGGCGCTTGACCCGTCAGTACGCGAGAAGGTGCTGCAGCTGCTCGGGCGCCTGCAGCACGATCGCGAGCTGACCATGATCTTCATCTCGCACGACCTCGATGTCGTCGCCGCGGTGTCAGACGACGTGCTGGTGATGCAGGACGGAGTGGTCGTGGAACAGGGCCCTGTCGCCGCGGTGTTCGCTGCTCCGCAGCATCCGTTCACTCAGGAGCTGCTCGCGGCATCAGCCGGCGGAGTCTGA
- a CDS encoding carbon starvation CstA family protein produces MSPVLLMFIGLALFVFGYLVYSKYLAKRIYKLDPAFKTPAHELNDGVDYVPTNKFILWGHHFTSVAGAAPIVGPAIAVIWGWLPAFLWVTLGTVFFAGMHDFGALWASTRNKGRSIGALSARYIGKRGANLFLVVIFLLLLMVIAAFAVVIKDLLISTPSAVIPTWGAIVVALLVGVAVYRLRWPLVPVTIVGVAALYALIVLGDQVPVALPDDFLGMGPATFWILALFIYGAIASLLPVWVLLQPRDYINGVQLFVGLGLLYGAVLIATLFAADKPEIVAPMINMSVPEGTPSMIPLLFVTIACGAISGFHGMVSSGTSSKQLDKEPDARFVGYFGAVGEGLLSLGTILAVIGGFRTVAEWEEVYSSFGAGGVGAFVQGGGMLMENGLGLPASLSATVLATMAVLFAATTMDTGMRLLRFVVQEIGDAMHIKIKKFPATLVVVVVGLGLTFSQGFAGDGGLRIWPLFGTTNQLMAALTLSILAVMLIRKRRNALPALLPLIFVFVMSFWAAIEQLASFADPAEPDWLLFVLDVIIIVASIWVAVEAFIAMRKAAADPPEPEDQDASIQAVREEV; encoded by the coding sequence ATGAGTCCCGTCCTGTTGATGTTCATAGGCTTGGCGCTGTTCGTCTTCGGCTACCTCGTCTATTCCAAGTACCTGGCCAAACGGATCTACAAGCTCGACCCGGCTTTCAAAACCCCGGCGCACGAGCTGAACGACGGCGTCGACTACGTCCCGACCAACAAGTTCATCCTGTGGGGCCACCACTTCACCTCGGTCGCGGGAGCCGCGCCGATCGTCGGTCCCGCGATCGCCGTGATCTGGGGCTGGTTGCCCGCCTTCCTGTGGGTCACGCTCGGCACTGTGTTCTTCGCCGGAATGCACGACTTCGGTGCGCTGTGGGCATCCACCCGCAACAAGGGCCGCTCGATCGGCGCGCTGTCGGCCCGCTACATCGGCAAGCGCGGAGCGAACCTGTTCCTCGTCGTGATCTTCCTGCTGCTGCTCATGGTGATCGCCGCGTTCGCCGTGGTCATCAAGGACCTCCTGATCAGCACCCCGAGCGCCGTCATCCCCACGTGGGGCGCGATCGTCGTAGCCCTGCTCGTCGGCGTCGCGGTCTACCGGCTGCGCTGGCCGCTCGTGCCAGTGACGATCGTCGGGGTCGCGGCGCTCTACGCGTTGATCGTGCTGGGTGACCAGGTGCCCGTCGCTCTGCCGGACGACTTCCTCGGCATGGGGCCGGCGACCTTCTGGATCCTCGCGCTGTTCATCTACGGCGCGATCGCCTCGCTGCTGCCGGTGTGGGTGCTGTTGCAGCCGCGGGACTATATCAACGGCGTGCAGCTGTTCGTCGGTCTCGGCCTGCTGTACGGTGCTGTGCTCATCGCCACGCTGTTCGCGGCGGACAAGCCGGAGATCGTCGCGCCGATGATAAACATGTCCGTGCCGGAGGGCACGCCGAGCATGATCCCGCTCCTGTTCGTCACGATCGCCTGCGGTGCCATCTCAGGGTTCCACGGAATGGTCTCGTCCGGCACGAGTTCGAAGCAGCTCGACAAGGAACCGGACGCGCGGTTCGTCGGCTACTTCGGCGCGGTCGGCGAGGGGCTGCTCTCGCTCGGCACGATCCTCGCAGTGATCGGCGGATTCCGCACCGTCGCCGAGTGGGAAGAGGTCTACAGCTCGTTCGGCGCCGGCGGTGTGGGTGCGTTCGTCCAGGGCGGCGGAATGCTGATGGAGAACGGCCTGGGGCTTCCTGCCTCCCTCAGTGCCACCGTGCTCGCGACCATGGCCGTGCTGTTCGCCGCGACGACGATGGACACCGGCATGCGATTGCTGCGGTTCGTCGTGCAGGAGATCGGCGACGCGATGCATATCAAGATCAAGAAGTTCCCTGCGACGCTCGTCGTCGTGGTCGTCGGGCTCGGCCTGACGTTCTCGCAGGGGTTCGCGGGAGATGGCGGCCTGCGGATCTGGCCGCTGTTCGGTACGACGAACCAGCTGATGGCGGCCCTCACCCTTTCGATACTCGCGGTGATGCTGATCCGGAAGCGTCGCAATGCTCTGCCCGCGCTGCTGCCGCTGATCTTCGTGTTCGTCATGTCGTTCTGGGCGGCGATCGAGCAACTCGCGTCGTTCGCGGATCCGGCCGAGCCGGACTGGCTGCTGTTCGTTCTCGACGTGATCATCATCGTGGCGAGCATCTGGGTGGCGGTGGAGGCCTTCATCGCCATGCGCAAGGCGGCCGCCGACCCGCCGGAACCGGAGGATCAGGATGCCAGCATCCAGGCGGTGCGCGAGGAGGTCTGA
- a CDS encoding cory-CC-star protein: MTHRTAALRFSERWAAFREGLTEYYAGPYRQTLARERRDEDDLFTLVVLGEALGVPDPAAYYSAELMPMLAEDFHAWHRRMGMPRSPLDQMSCC; encoded by the coding sequence GTGACGCATCGAACGGCGGCCCTGCGTTTCTCGGAGCGCTGGGCCGCCTTCCGGGAGGGTCTGACCGAGTACTACGCCGGGCCGTACCGCCAGACACTCGCCCGCGAGAGGCGCGATGAGGACGACCTGTTCACTCTCGTCGTGCTCGGTGAGGCGCTCGGTGTGCCGGATCCTGCCGCGTACTACAGTGCAGAGCTGATGCCCATGCTCGCCGAGGATTTCCACGCGTGGCATCGGCGGATGGGGATGCCGCGCTCACCGCTGGATCAGATGTCATGCTGCTGA